The region CGCGATCACACTCCGTTTGCAAAATCTCAAAATATTGACGGGCGGAACCAGATACAGCATCCAACAGCCCCAACGGGCGCAGCACAATCTCCAGCATTTGAATCGCCATCTTGATACTTGCCATGGGTGTGCGAAGTTCGTGCGAAATCATACTGAGAAAATCATCCTTTAACTGGTTAAGGCGTTCTAGTTCAGTAACTTGCGTCTGCGCTGCCTGGTATAAACGCGATTGACGCAAAGCGATCGCGCATTGATTAGCCACTTGCTCCACCAGACGAATTTCAACATCAGTAAAACTGTGCATCGTTGGTTTGAACAACCACAAATCACCTATTACGCCCTGGTCATCAAAAATCGGACAGGCTAAAATTGCGTGATCTTCTTCAGCAGGGTGATTTGGATTGGGAACTAACAGACAAAACTGGCAATACTGCGCCTCAAACAATTGCAAATAAACATCAACCGTTACTTCTTCCGAGAAACGAAAATAGCGATTGGTCGTAATCAAATCTGGCAATACAGCATACTCATGAGTAATGGTACCCGTTTGTAAATCAGCACTGTACAGCACAGCACCACAATATTCAGCATCGATTTCCTGTCCTAATTCGGCAACGGCCGTTTGCAGAATTTGATTTTCATCCAGTGAGTCTCGTACTTTGTCAGTAATTCGCTTTAGCAATGCTTCATAGCTAAGTGCCTGTTGGAGTTGCGCAGTTCGTTCCAAAACCTGATTTTCCAGATCGGTATTAAGCTGCTGCACCTGGGTATATAACTCTGATTGATGGATGGCGATCGCCAGTTGGTTGGCGATCGCGCAAATTAGATCAACCTGCCAATCCTGCCAAACAAACGGTTGCTCATGCTTAATCAGGCTAATGTGCCCCCACACCACATCATTCACCTGAAGCGGAACCTGCAACCAGGCTCCAGGAAAGGTTTTTGCTAAAATCTGGCTAAATTCATCTTCCAGAGCACTGGCATTATCAATCCGTAAAATTTCGCCTCGTTTGATGACTGCTGTTTGAGGGTTGCCCTCATCAGGAATTTCTAAGCCTAGATAGGCAGAGGCTTGGGCTGAATTTTGAGAATAAGTTGCGAGATGTACCCACACTCCCTGCTCTGGGAAAAATTGCAGAATAGTGGCTTGATCAACCTGTAACAGGCTGCCAATTTCGGAAACGGCTGTGTTGAAAATAGTTGCTAAGTCGAGTGAGTTGCGAACAACCTGGATCACACGATTCAGGGACTGCTCTCGCTGAGCGAGCTGTTGCGTTTGTTGATACAGTTGGCTTTGCTGAATTGCCAGCGACAGTTTAGCAGAGAGTCGCGATAAGAAGTCGATTTCCCAGACTTGCCAGTTTCGCGGGGCTGAACATTGCTGCACTGCCATCAAGCCCCAAAGGTTTTCTGCTTCCAGAATTGGAACGACTAGATTTGCCTGAATTTGATAGTTACTCAACAATTGCACAAAGCAATCTGCCAGGTTAGCAGTGTAAATATCGTTGATTACACTGACCTTGCCGCGAGTAAACGGTAGGATGCAGGTATCTTCAGCCAGACAGGGGTCAGAGATTTTGTGTCCCAGCATTGAAATCCAACCTGGCTCCATTGATTCCACAATGACAAAGCCGCTCCAGTCTGCCTCAAATCGATAGACAACAACGCGATCGGCGTGAAGTATCTGCTGCACCTCACTCACTGCGGTGTTAAGGATCGCATTCAGTTCCAGGGATTCGCGAATGCGCTGAGTGATGATGTTAAGCAACTGTTCTCGTTCTGCTTGCAGCCGTAGTTCTTCTTCTACCTGCTTGCGCTCAGTAATGTCGCGACTTACGCACAAAATGGTTGTCACACTACCATCTTGAGCCAGTTCTGGTACAAGGCGTGATTGAAAGTATCTCAGCCCATTGCGGGTCACGTTTTCAAATTCAATCGTTTGTTCTTGCCCAGTTGCAAACACTTCCTGAAGTTTGTTTTCCCAATAGGTCACAATTGTCTCTGGCATTCCCAGTTCTCGATTGGTTTTACCAATAAATGCCGAAACGGGAATTCCGGTGACGGTTTCAACGGAGGAATTGATATAAAGATGGCGGAAGTTGCGGTCTAATCGAGCGATGATATCAGGCGAATTTTCAACCAGAGCACGAAATTCTTCTTCTTGTCGATGTCGTTGTTCTTCAATACGTTTGCGATCGGTGATGTCTTGAAATATCAGGACGCCTCCTAAGATATCCCCTTGACGATTGCGAATTGGGGTTGCAGTATCTCCGATTACCCGTTCAATGCCGTCTTTTGTTCGCAGGACACAGCGTTCTGGCAAATTTACTAGAGTGCCTTCTTGCATTGCCTGCAATAGTGGGTTGGCGATCGCTTCCTGGGTTTCTGAATCAACTAAATCCAGAATTTGATTAGCGGAAATACCCAGAGCTTCTGCTTGTCGCCAGCCTGTCAATGCCTCTGCGACCGGGTTCATGAAAGTTACCCGCCCATCTCGATCAGTCGTAATCGTGCCGTCCCCAATGCTGGTCAGGGTAGTGGTTAGCCACTGTTCAGTTTGTTCTAGTTGCTTTTCCAGGCGATGCCGCTGTAGCGCGATCTTGATTGAGGTGATGAGTTCTGTTTGATTAAAAGGTTTCACCAAATATCCAAAGGGTTCTGTTGCAATGGCTCGTTGCAAAATTGTATCTTCCGTATTTGCACTTAAGTAGATGACTGGAATCCCTAATTGTTGACGAATTTGCTCAGCCGCCGCGATCCCATCAATTTCATCCTTCAAATAGATATCCATCAAAATCAGGTCAGGGCGTAACTCCGCCGCAGATTGAATCGCTTCCTGTCCGGTTTCTGCGATCGCCAGAACTACATGGTCTGAACCTTCCAAAAAGTCTTGAATGCTTTGAGCGGCAACTAATTCATCTTCAACAATTAAAATTCTTGCCATAAATGTAGGGTTCCACCGACTCAAATCAGCAGTTCTAAAAATACAACTGTTGCTGCGCTTAGCGATTACTGTACAGAGAATAAATCAGGAACTTTCTGGAGATCCTGATACGAAGATATAGACTGTTAATTATTCCTCAACACCTTATCCAAGCCCTAATCTACAGAAAAGCCTGTGAGATAGAGTAAGACTTGTGGATGCACGCTCATTAGCACGTGGCTTCATTCAATAGAGACTTTAGTCAAAGCTGCTGCTTACAAGTTAAGCCAATTGAAGAAGCCTTGAATATATCAGACTGCATGGGATTTTCGTCAACTAGTTCAGCGGTGAATTAGTCAGCGAACTGTAACGATTCATTGCCTATCTAAATGGGTTTCCAGGTACCATGAAAGCCCAACGGCACAATCACGGGTAGCCCTAATCGACAAACTGGCTCATTATCCAAATGTGCAGCGTCAAAAATCCAGAGTTCGCTACGGTTGTGGTCATGGTTATACAACACGATTAAAATCCAGCCTTGATTGGGATTAGTGGCATCTGGTGCATAAATAGGCTCGTTAGGATAACAGCGATCGCCCAAATTTGCCTGGGTCAATGTCCCTGTTTGATGATCAAACCGAGCGATCGCATCATAAATTTCAGTCTGAATATTCGTCGTAGAGCGATGAACTGACAGGTAAGTGTAACGAGAAGGATGACCCACATCCTGCGGGGGTGTTACCGGAAACTCACAACTTTGATTGAGTACTTTCTGCATCTCCACCCCCTGCTTGGAATGGGGATCAAGACGTAGCTGCCAAAGAGTGGCTTTAGCAGATGTTTGCAAGTATCCAGTGGCAATTTCTCGCAATCGCTGATTTGTCTTGAAATCTGGGTAACAAGCCAGGTGGAAAACAATGGAACCATCCGGCAGCTCATAGCCGTTGCCAAAATGCCATTGATACCAAGAATCAGTTGTTGTACGGTTAACAACCTCTAACGTATCTCGGTCAATCACAAGAATCTCAGTCCCTCGCTGAGGTTGCCATGCCATCGCATCGCTGAAACTTTTGAGCCGCGCCAACACGGGTAAAATCTGAATTCGCACTGGCGGAATGCAGAAGACTAAATACCGACCAGCGATCGCACAATCATGAATCAACGGCACTCCATCCAGCGGTAACGAATGTGTCTGTCGCAGCCTGCCATCTGGGCCGCTGCGATAGAGATGTAATGCCGTTTGCCGACCCACAACCACCCCAAAATTAAAAATTTCTCCAGTATTGGGATCACGCTTAGGATGAGCCGAAAAACTACGCCCATTCAAGCCATCCAGGTCATCCAGTCCCAAAGTTTCTAGCGTTTGCAGGTCAAGCGCATGGGGCAACCCTCCTTCCCACAACGCCAAAAGCTTATTCGATAGCGCTAATACAGAAGTATTCGCAACATTTTTCACATCTTTGCCAAACCGCTTCCAGAGAGGACCGGGTGGTAACATGCCGTACCCCGCAAAGATATACCGTTTCGCATTTGCTTCGGTTTGAAATCCGGCTGTTTGAATGTAGCGATAAAGCCCTATTGCCCTTTCTTCATCAAAATGCACAGCCAAAATACCACCATCACCATCAAACCAGTGCCCAACCGGATAACCATTGCGTTCTAACTGGGCTGGACCATTACGATACAAGGAACCTCGCAGCCCAGACGGAATTTTGCCGGAAAGAATCTCTAAAGCGACAGGTCCAAATTCTTGTGCCGGAGTTAAAACTCCGTTGATCCAGGCTGGAGTTTGAGTTGGTTGCAATACGTTGACCATGGAGAGAATTGAAAAATACCACTGTCAGTATTACGTTGTTACGTTGATTCGCGATCGCTAGCCAAATTATCCCGAAATAACACCCGCTGCATGGTTTGCCGAAGGACATTTCACCGGAGCAAGTCGCCCCTCTGCTAACATGCGCTGTATTGCTTCGTCCCAGCTTGGTGGTTCCACGTCTTCCTGATGCCAATGCACTGTAGACGCCTCATCACACCACTCTGCAAGCTTGGGCATTGCCTGCCGATGAGCACCCGATCGCATGTAGTTCCGCATAGAGGCTTCATCTTCCCAAACAGTGAGCGTCCAAAACACCAAGAAACGTTGCTGCCAAGTCAGCGTTTTCAGGTTTCCAGGTGCAGCTATGGATTGCTGAGAACTGGGAATCGCGTGCCTCAGAAACAGCAGCAAATAAAGTGGAGAGCGGAGCCGTAACCGAGTGACTGAAACGAATGCCATGAGTTTGTCTCCCAAAAGTCTATCGATGAACAAGATTATGCACTTAGTTGCATATCAACTAAACTAATTATATGCAGCAAGTTTTATATGCCAATAGTTGCATATACAAAATGTTGCATATTAATCTCTCAAGGTAATTGCTCATGTCGTTGTCCTATGCTTTGCTGGCACTGCTAATCGACTGTCCTCAGAGTGGCTACGAACTTAACAAAGCATTTGACACATCGGTTGGCTGCTTTTGGAAAGCCAGTCATCAGCAGATTTATCGTGAGTTAGGAAAATTAGAAGCATCCGGCTGGCTAGAGGCTGAACTAATTTCGCAACAGGGAAAGCCTGACAAAAAGATTTATCGAGTCACGGAGTCAGGAAAACAAGCCCTTACTGCCTGGATTGCTCAACCCTGCAACATTACACCCGTTAAAGAAGAAATTTTGGTCAAACTATTTGCTGGTAATTTGGTTGAGCCGGAGGTGTTGCGAAATCATGTAGAAGCTCATCGCCAAGGTTATGCAGAGCGGTTAGCACTGTATCGAATGATTGAAGCAAAGGGTTTTCCAGATCCACAGAAACTCTCCGTGGAGGATTATTTTCGCTATCTCACGCTGCGTTGCGGCATTCAAGATGCCACTAGTTGGCTAGCCTGGTGTGAGGAGGTGTTGGAGTATTTGGAGACGATAGAACAATCGTAGAAAGGGGTATGACGAATTTAAGTTTTTACATTGTGGATGTGTTTGCTGAAACCAAATACGCGGGCAATCAGTTAGCAGTATTTACTAACGCAGGGACGCTTTCATCGGATCAGATGCAAGCGATCGCGAAGGAAGTGAACTTCTCGGAAACAACATTTATTCTGTCGCCTGAGCAACGTCAGGGGGGGTACGATGTGCGTATCTTCACGCCAGCCAAAGAGTTG is a window of Leptolyngbyaceae cyanobacterium JSC-12 DNA encoding:
- a CDS encoding protein of unknown function DUF3291 (IMG reference gene:2510094087~PFAM: Domain of unknown function (DUF3291)) translates to MAFVSVTRLRLRSPLYLLLFLRHAIPSSQQSIAAPGNLKTLTWQQRFLVFWTLTVWEDEASMRNYMRSGAHRQAMPKLAEWCDEASTVHWHQEDVEPPSWDEAIQRMLAEGRLAPVKCPSANHAAGVISG
- a CDS encoding PAS domain S-box (IMG reference gene:2510094085~PFAM: Response regulator receiver domain; GAF domain; Histidine kinase-, DNA gyrase B-, and HSP90-like ATPase; His Kinase A (phosphoacceptor) domain; PAS fold~TIGRFAM: PAS domain S-box), with the translated sequence MARILIVEDELVAAQSIQDFLEGSDHVVLAIAETGQEAIQSAAELRPDLILMDIYLKDEIDGIAAAEQIRQQLGIPVIYLSANTEDTILQRAIATEPFGYLVKPFNQTELITSIKIALQRHRLEKQLEQTEQWLTTTLTSIGDGTITTDRDGRVTFMNPVAEALTGWRQAEALGISANQILDLVDSETQEAIANPLLQAMQEGTLVNLPERCVLRTKDGIERVIGDTATPIRNRQGDILGGVLIFQDITDRKRIEEQRHRQEEEFRALVENSPDIIARLDRNFRHLYINSSVETVTGIPVSAFIGKTNRELGMPETIVTYWENKLQEVFATGQEQTIEFENVTRNGLRYFQSRLVPELAQDGSVTTILCVSRDITERKQVEEELRLQAEREQLLNIITQRIRESLELNAILNTAVSEVQQILHADRVVVYRFEADWSGFVIVESMEPGWISMLGHKISDPCLAEDTCILPFTRGKVSVINDIYTANLADCFVQLLSNYQIQANLVVPILEAENLWGLMAVQQCSAPRNWQVWEIDFLSRLSAKLSLAIQQSQLYQQTQQLAQREQSLNRVIQVVRNSLDLATIFNTAVSEIGSLLQVDQATILQFFPEQGVWVHLATYSQNSAQASAYLGLEIPDEGNPQTAVIKRGEILRIDNASALEDEFSQILAKTFPGAWLQVPLQVNDVVWGHISLIKHEQPFVWQDWQVDLICAIANQLAIAIHQSELYTQVQQLNTDLENQVLERTAQLQQALSYEALLKRITDKVRDSLDENQILQTAVAELGQEIDAEYCGAVLYSADLQTGTITHEYAVLPDLITTNRYFRFSEEVTVDVYLQLFEAQYCQFCLLVPNPNHPAEEDHAILACPIFDDQGVIGDLWLFKPTMHSFTDVEIRLVEQVANQCAIALRQSRLYQAAQTQVTELERLNQLKDDFLSMISHELRTPMASIKMAIQMLEIVLRPLGLLDAVSGSARQYFEILQTECDREIELIDNLLKLSRLDAETEPLMLSTVIPKIWINYAVEPFLEHIRNQQQTLELRLSENLPALVTDLSYLGQILSELLTNACKYTPAGETIIVFAHPTETGLQIGVTNTGVEIAAEEIPRIFDRFYRIPNNDPWRYRGTGIGLALVQKLVAHLGGTITVESHSKQTTFMVTLPI
- a CDS encoding putative transcriptional regulator (IMG reference gene:2510094088~PFAM: Transcriptional regulator PadR-like family; Virulence activator alpha C-term) gives rise to the protein MSLSYALLALLIDCPQSGYELNKAFDTSVGCFWKASHQQIYRELGKLEASGWLEAELISQQGKPDKKIYRVTESGKQALTAWIAQPCNITPVKEEILVKLFAGNLVEPEVLRNHVEAHRQGYAERLALYRMIEAKGFPDPQKLSVEDYFRYLTLRCGIQDATSWLAWCEEVLEYLETIEQS
- a CDS encoding lignostilbene-alpha,beta-dioxygenase-like enzyme (IMG reference gene:2510094086~PFAM: Retinal pigment epithelial membrane protein), whose translation is MVNVLQPTQTPAWINGVLTPAQEFGPVALEILSGKIPSGLRGSLYRNGPAQLERNGYPVGHWFDGDGGILAVHFDEERAIGLYRYIQTAGFQTEANAKRYIFAGYGMLPPGPLWKRFGKDVKNVANTSVLALSNKLLALWEGGLPHALDLQTLETLGLDDLDGLNGRSFSAHPKRDPNTGEIFNFGVVVGRQTALHLYRSGPDGRLRQTHSLPLDGVPLIHDCAIAGRYLVFCIPPVRIQILPVLARLKSFSDAMAWQPQRGTEILVIDRDTLEVVNRTTTDSWYQWHFGNGYELPDGSIVFHLACYPDFKTNQRLREIATGYLQTSAKATLWQLRLDPHSKQGVEMQKVLNQSCEFPVTPPQDVGHPSRYTYLSVHRSTTNIQTEIYDAIARFDHQTGTLTQANLGDRCYPNEPIYAPDATNPNQGWILIVLYNHDHNRSELWIFDAAHLDNEPVCRLGLPVIVPLGFHGTWKPI